The Streptomyces sp. NBC_01276 genome contains the following window.
GTGCCGGTAGAGCGTGCCGAGTCCGACGTCCGCGCGGCGGGCGACGTCGCGGAGCGAGGCGTCGGTGCCCTGCTCGCCTATGACCTCGCGGGCCGCTTCGAGGATGCGTTCCCGGTTGCGCCGGGCGTCGGCGCGCTGCCCCGGCGGTGCGGGCTCATCTGGCATGGGGATTCCTGACGTTGACAAACGGAGCACTGCTCCGCCTACGATTCGGAGCAGTGCTCCGGATTCTATCGGGACGGGGTGCCCTCTTTGGCGTGCACGGACACGGAAGGTCGGGGGAAGACCATGGGAACGACGACGATGCAGGCTGTACGCGTACACGCGTTCGGCGGCCCGGAGCGGCTGGCGTACGAGGAGGTGCCGCGGCCGGCGGCGGGACCGGGCGAGGTGCTGGTCCGCGTCCACGCCGCCGGGGTCAACCCGGTGGACCGGTACGCGCGACAGGGCTTCACGGTGCTGCCGGAGGCGCTCCGGCCGCAGTGGCCGCTGCCGTACACCCCGGGCTCCGACGTGTCCGGCGTGATCGTGGAGACGGGCGCCGGGGTCACCTGCTGGCGGGCCGGGGACGAGGTGTTCGGCCTGGTCCGCTTCCCCGGCCGGGCCTCGGCGTACGCCGAGTACGTGGTCTCCCCCGCCGGGAACCTCGCCCGCAAGCCGGCCGCGCTGGGGCACACGGAGGCGGCCGCCCTGCCGATGGCGGGGCTGACGGCGTACCAGTACCTCTTCGAGCACGTGAAGGTGCGCGGGGGCGACACGGTACTGGTCAACGGTGCGGCGGGCGGGGTGGGCCACCTCGCCGTGCAGCTGGCCCGGACCGCGGGCGCCGCCCGGGTCGTCGCGGTGGCGTCGGGGCGCCACGAGGCCTTCCTCCTGGGTCTGGGGGCCGACCGGTTCGTGGACTACACGCGCACGGCCGCCGGGGAGGCCGTACGCGGGGTGGACGTGCTGATCGACGCCGTGGGCGGCCCGGAAGGCCACCGCCTCCTGCCGGCCATGCGGCCCGGCGGGCGCATCGGCGCGGTCTTCCCCGGGGAGTACCACGCGGAGCGCGCGGCCGGGCAGGGCGTCACGGCCGGCGCCTGGCAGGTGCGCCCCAGCGGGGAGCAGCTGGCCGAACTGGCCCGGCTGGCGGACCGCGGCGCGCTGCGGGTGGCCGTCGAGGAGGTCTTCCCGCTGGCCGGGGCCGCGCGGGCGCACGCCCGCGCCGAGCGGGGCCACCTCCAGGGCAAGATCGTCCTCGCCGTGGCTCCCGCGTAGGGAGGCCGGACGGCGGCGCGCACCGGAGGACGCCCGCGGTCAGGGGCGGGTCAGTTCGACCAGCTTGGCGACGGTGTTCCAGTTGCGGGTGGTCACGTCCAGGCCCTTGACCACGGCCGGGCGGGCGAGCACCTC
Protein-coding sequences here:
- a CDS encoding NADP-dependent oxidoreductase, which codes for MQAVRVHAFGGPERLAYEEVPRPAAGPGEVLVRVHAAGVNPVDRYARQGFTVLPEALRPQWPLPYTPGSDVSGVIVETGAGVTCWRAGDEVFGLVRFPGRASAYAEYVVSPAGNLARKPAALGHTEAAALPMAGLTAYQYLFEHVKVRGGDTVLVNGAAGGVGHLAVQLARTAGAARVVAVASGRHEAFLLGLGADRFVDYTRTAAGEAVRGVDVLIDAVGGPEGHRLLPAMRPGGRIGAVFPGEYHAERAAGQGVTAGAWQVRPSGEQLAELARLADRGALRVAVEEVFPLAGAARAHARAERGHLQGKIVLAVAPA